The Acetomicrobium sp. S15 = DSM 107314 genome window below encodes:
- a CDS encoding lactate racemase domain-containing protein, with protein MNAQKFPRMIKIGQNFGPHTSIGNVYTAVRGEIEGILPSTRMKPGDSVAITVGSRGIANLPEIVRAIVDELKNWKCKPFLVPAMGSHGGATAKGQVEVLAHYGITEDGLAVPIKSSMDVEEVGRTEDGLSVFVDKNALSADHIVVFNRVKPHTDFRGDVESGLLKMMTIGLGKHKGAMYYHQAAVKLTGPKVIRTVGRAVIRNCPVALGLAVVENAYDETAIISALLPQDIETGEGKLLTKAREIMAKLPFQEMDLLIVDRMGKNISGTGMDTNVVGRVMNIYTPEPEWPKITRIFVRDLTEETGGNAIGLGMADFTTEKLAGKINWDATYTNAITGLVVEKARLPVVCKNDKEALETALKTIGLVSPDEAKVVWIRDTLSLEEVMVSEAFLPFVREMSNLEVRGEPKEFSFYENGDLVDDL; from the coding sequence ATGAACGCACAAAAATTTCCCAGGATGATTAAGATAGGGCAGAATTTTGGCCCTCATACGTCTATCGGTAACGTATACACTGCCGTTAGAGGTGAAATCGAGGGCATTCTTCCATCTACAAGAATGAAGCCCGGGGATAGCGTGGCTATTACTGTCGGGAGCAGGGGGATAGCCAACTTGCCAGAGATTGTGCGGGCTATCGTGGATGAGCTAAAAAATTGGAAGTGCAAGCCATTCCTTGTCCCTGCCATGGGGAGCCACGGAGGCGCCACAGCGAAGGGACAGGTTGAAGTGCTTGCTCACTACGGGATAACCGAAGATGGTCTTGCAGTTCCCATTAAGTCGTCTATGGATGTAGAAGAAGTGGGCAGGACGGAAGATGGCCTGAGCGTGTTTGTCGATAAAAACGCCCTGTCGGCAGATCATATCGTGGTGTTCAACCGTGTAAAGCCGCATACAGACTTTCGCGGCGATGTAGAAAGCGGCTTGCTTAAAATGATGACCATAGGCTTGGGAAAACATAAAGGGGCTATGTATTATCACCAAGCGGCGGTAAAGCTCACTGGCCCTAAGGTCATACGCACCGTGGGAAGGGCAGTGATCCGCAATTGCCCAGTAGCCCTCGGCTTAGCCGTAGTAGAAAATGCTTATGATGAGACGGCAATAATATCGGCCCTTTTGCCACAAGATATAGAAACCGGGGAGGGTAAGCTCTTAACGAAAGCCAGGGAGATAATGGCCAAGCTTCCGTTCCAGGAGATGGATTTGTTGATCGTCGATAGAATGGGGAAGAACATCAGTGGCACAGGCATGGACACGAATGTAGTAGGACGCGTTATGAACATATATACGCCGGAGCCTGAGTGGCCGAAGATCACCCGTATCTTTGTGCGCGATCTCACGGAAGAGACTGGCGGCAACGCTATAGGCCTAGGCATGGCTGATTTCACCACCGAAAAACTGGCAGGTAAGATTAATTGGGATGCCACTTATACCAACGCCATTACGGGTTTGGTGGTAGAAAAGGCCCGACTTCCGGTAGTGTGTAAAAACGACAAAGAAGCCCTCGAAACTGCCCTAAAGACGATAGGCTTAGTATCACCTGATGAAGCAAAAGTCGTCTGGATAAGAGATACGCTTTCCTTGGAAGAGGTTATGGTATCGGAGGCTTTTCTGCCTTTCGTAAGAGAGATGTCTAATTTGGAGGTGAGAGGAGAACCTAAGGAATTTAGTTTTTATGAAAATGGCGACCTCGTAGACGATCTATAA